Within Cellulophaga sp. L1A9, the genomic segment GAAATACTAGATGCGGCAACGCTCTTCGTTCCAGAATCAAAGTGGTTTCAAAAAGGTGGTAAAGAGGGCATCCATACAGAACACATGGGATACATATTGAGTGATTTACAGTATATGCAGCGCACATACCCTAATATGGAATGGTAATAGAAATGCAACATATAGACAAACAATTAATTCCAATTTTAGAAAAGGTATCCGACCCAGAGATTCCGGTACTTTCTATTATGGATATGGGAGTTGTTCGTTCTGCGGTCATTTCTGATACTGACACAGTACATGTTGTAATTACACCAACCTATAGTGGTTGTCCTGCTATGGATGTGATTGGAGATGATATTACAGCCGCACTTAAAATTGCAGGGTATACTGCTACAATAGAATTAGTGTTGTCACCTGCATGGACAACAGATTGGATTACCCCAAGAGGACGTAAAGCGCTTGAAGACTATGGCATTGCAGCACCATTAGATGCACATGCCGATAAAGAAGCATTATTAGAGAATAAAAGAATTGTAAAATGCACCAATTGCGGTTCTACGGAAACCCAATTGGTAAGTCAATTCGGTTCTACGGCTTGTAAGGCATTGTTTAAATGCGAAAACTGTCAAGAACCTTTTGATTATTTCAAATGTCTAAAATGATTATGGCGACTATTCAAAAAGATATAGAGAACAACATTGCTTTTTTAAGACTGAATCGACCTGATGTCTATAATAGTTTTAATAGGGAAATGGCGCTTCAATTGCAAAAAGAGCTGGACTTCTGTGCAAGTAGTGATTTGGTCAGAGCGGTGGTTATTTCTGGAAACGGAAAAGCGTTTTGTGCTGGTCAAGACCTGAAAGAGGTGACCGATAAAGAATTAAACCCAGGGTTTCGTACGATTCTAGAAGAGCACTACGCTCCGATAATAGAAAAAATCAGGAACCTTAAAAAACCCGTGATTGCTGCCGTAGATGGAGTAGCTGCAGGGGCAGGCGCGAATATAGCATTAGCCTGTGATGTTGTAGTTGCTAGTGAAAGAACAAGCTTTATACAAGCGTTCAGCGGCATTGGCTTAGTGCCTGATAGTGGCGGCACCTTCTTTTTGCCAAGACTTATTGGTTTTCAAAAAGCATCGGCCTTGGCCATGTTGGGTGACAAAATCAAGGCAAAAGAAGCGGAACGTATGGGAATGATTTATAAAGTTTTTACTGTTGAAGCTTTTGATGAAGAAGTACAAAAAATAGCTGAGAAAATGGCACAAATGCCAACGATGGCACTAGGGCTAATTAAGCAAGCATTAAACAGTTCGATGACAAATTCGCTCGAAGACCAATTGAAACTAGAAACAGAGCTGCAATTGAAGGCATCAGAAAGTAATGATTACGAGGAGGGCGTGACGGCATTTCTTCAAAAAAGAAAACCAGAATTCAAAGGTAACTAGTATGAATGTAGGCGTTATAGGTTCAGGAACAATGGGCAGCGGTATTGCACAAGTAGCGGCAACTTCAGGTTGCACCGTAAATTTGTATGACACCAATCAAGCGGCATTGGATAAAGCTAAAGCAGTTCTCGAAAAAATACTACTACGTTTAATTGAGAAAGGGCGAATAGATACCGCGGAGAAAAATAGAATTCAAAACAAAATCTCCTATGTGAATCAGTTAAAAGATTTAGCAGATTCAGACCTTACTATAGAGGCGATTATTGAAAATCTTGATATCAAGAAAAAAGTATTTATAGAATTAGAGGGTTACGTTTCCGATGATTGTATTATCGCTTCCAATACATCGAGCCTTTCTATTGCTTCTATAGCAGCTTCATTGAAAAAGCCAGACCGTTGTATTGGAATTCACTTTTTCAATCCTGCGCCATTAATGAAATTGGTAGAGGTGATTCCTGCTATTCAAACTTCAAAAGAGGTAGTGCAAAAATCCGTAGCGATTATTTCCGATTGGAAAAAAGTGGTAGCCGTAGCCAAAGACACTCCAGGTTTTATAGTAAACAAAGTGGCACGACCATTTTACAGTGAATCTCTTAGAATATATGATGAAGGTATTGCATCTTTCGAAACCATAGATTATAGTTTAAAAACTTTGGGAGGCTTCCGTATGGGACCATTTGAGCTAATGGATTTTATAGGAAACGATGTCAATTATGCGGTAACCGAATCCGTTTTTGCCTCTTTTTATTATGATGATCGATACAAACCTTCCTTTACACAAAAAAGACTTTCAGAAGCAGGATACCTAGGTAGAAAATCGGGTAGAGGATATTACGATTATACGAGCATCTCTGATTTAGAAAAGCATCAGGATAAATATAAAAGCAGCGATGTATTTTTGAAGCAACAAATATTGGAGCGTGTTCTGGCAATGCTTATCAATGAAGCGGCAGATACCTTATTTATGGGAATTGCTACTGCAGAGGATATTGATAATGCAATGACCAAAGGCGTAAACTACCCTAAAGGATTGTTAGCATGGGCCGATGAAAAAGGAACGGATTGGTGTGTAACAATGATGGATAAGTTATATGATGAATATCATGAAGATAGATATCGATGTAGCCCATTATTGCGAAGTATGAGCAAGGAAAATAAAACATTTTTTTAATGGAAGGAAAAGATATTCCCTTTAGAATGCTAGATGCGGATCCATTCAGTAATTGGTTGGGTATAGCGATACTGGAATCTAGGGTAGGTTATTGCAGGGTAGGTATGACCATCCGCAGAGAAATGTTGAACAGCATGGGAAAAGCTCACGGTGGCATAACATTCTCTTTGGCGGATACTGCTTTTGGGTTTACCAGCAATACCCACGGTAAATATGCGGTCTCTATTGAAACATCTATCAATCATATTGAAGCATTAGAGGAAGGCGATTTTATTACTGCGGAATGTAGTTTAGAAAAAGTAAAGAATAAAGTAGGGTTTAATATCATCGCAGTAAAAAAAGGTGATGATTTGGTAGCACTATTCAAAGGTGTCGTATACAGAACACAAAAAGATTGGGAATAAAATGAAAGAAGCATATATTATAGATGGCGTTAGAACACCCATCGGAAGTTATCAAGGTACATTATCGTCTGTAAGAACAGATGATTTAGGGGCTTTGGTGATTAAGGAAATCGTATCAAGAAATCCAGCTATCCCAAAAGAAGCCTATGACGATGTTATCATGGGTTGCGCAAACCAAGCAGGAGAAGATAACCGTAATGTAGCGCGAATGTCTTCCTTATTAGCAGGATTGCCTTTTAGTGTTCCTGGTGAAACGGTAAATCGTTTATGTAGTTCTGGCCTATCCGCAATCATTCATGCAAATAGAGCTATCAAAGCAGGGGACGGTGATGTATTTATTGCTGGTGGTGTGGAGAATATGACACGTGGGCCATATGTCATTTCAAAACCCTCAACAGGTTTTGGTGGTGATTCTAGAATGTATGATTCTACATTCGGATGGCGATTTATCAATCCGCAAATGCAAAGAATGTACGGTACGGACGGCATGGGAAATACAGCTGAAAACCTAGTGGATAAATACAATATTTCAAGGGAAGACCAAGACACCTTTGCCTATGGTAGCCAGATGAAGGCAACCAAAGCACAGGAAAATGGTCGTTTGGCAAAAGAGATTATTACCGTTGAAATTCCACAACGTAAAAAAGACCCTATTCAATTTTCAAAAGACGAGTTTGTAAAGCCAACAACAACTCCTGAGATTTTGGCAAAACTAAGACCAGCATTTAAAAAAGAAGGCGGTAGTGTAACCGCTGGAAATTCCTCTGGATTAAATGATGGTGCTGCGGCAACTATAATCGCTTCTGAAGATGCGGTTAGAAAATATAATCTTAAGCCAATCGCTAGAATTGTAAGTTCTGCGGTGGTTGGTGTAGAACCTAGAATAATGGGTATTGGACCCGTAGAAGCATCAAATAAAGCTTTGAAAAAAGCGGGCTTGACCATGGCAGATATGGATGTTATCGAATTGAACGAGGCTTTTGCATCGCAGGCACTTGCCTGTATAAGAGCTTGGGGGTTAGCTGATGATGATGCCAGAATAAACCCAAATGGAGGTTCTATTGCCATCGGACATCCACTTGGGGTGACAGGTACAAGAATTGCCTATTCCGCAGCTTTAGAACTGCACGAACAAAACAAGAGGTACGCTTTGATTACCATGTGTATTGGTGTGGGGCAGGGGTATGCCGCAATTATTGAAAGAGTCTAAGTAAAGGAAAAGAGGTATGAAAAAGTCACAAAATTTTGTATTAGATAATTGGGTTGAAGGTAAAGGTGAAGGAATACCCATGTTCGATGCGGTAACAGGCGAAGTAGTTTCCCTTTCCGATACAGAAGGGTTGAACTTTGAAGAAATTTTGCATCACGGTAGAACGGTTGGTGGTGAAGTATTACGCAAGATGACCTTTCAAGAACGGGGTAATATGCTTAAATCCTTAGCACTACATCTCACTAAGAAGAAAGAAGCCTTTTACGAACTAAGTTATAGAACAGGAGCGACTAGAATTGATAGTTGGATAGACATTGAAGGTGGTTTTGGTAACCTATTTGCCAATGCATCCCTTCGTAAATTGTTTCCCAATCAATCGTATCATGTAGAAGGTGAACCTATAGACTTATCTAAAGGAGGCCGTTTTATGGGACATCATATTATGGTGCCTAAAAGAGGGGTAGCCATTCATATTAATGCCTTTAACTTTCCTATTTGGGGCATGTTAGAAAAATGCGCTTGTAATTGGATGGCAGGAGTGCCTGCAGTAGTAAAACCAGCAACCAACACCTCATATTTAACCGAAGCCGTAGTTAAAGAAATTATAGCTTCGGGTATCTTACCCAAAGGAGCCTTGCAATTAATTACGGGTTCTGCTAGAACTATATTAGAAACTGTAGATTCTCAAGATGTAGTCACATTTACAGGCTCTGCAAGTACAGGTAGATTGTTAAAGTCCAATCCTAGAATTATAAATGAATCGGTTCCTTTTACTATGGAAGCAGATTCTTTAAACTCCTGTATTTTAGGAGAAGATGCGATTCCTGGCACACCAGAATTTTCTTTGTTTATAAAAGAAGTGAGAAAAGAGATGACCGTGAAGTGCGGACAAAAATGTACTGCAATACGGAGGGTAATTGTTCCTGAAAAATTGGTAGAAGATGTACAAATAGCCTTAGGTAAAGAACTAGCTAAAATCACCATTGGTGACCCACGACTTAAAGAAGTAAGAATGGGAGCTTTGGTAAGTAAAGATCAAGTAATCGAGGTAAAAGAGCGTGTTGCTGAACTAGCGAAAACTGCTGAAATCATATATGGCGATTTTGAAAAAAATGAAATCATTGGTGGCAACTACAAAGACGGCGCATTTTTAAGTCCGATAGTCTTAAGAGAAGATAATCCTTTTGAAAATTTAAGGGTACACGATACTGAAGCTTTTGGTCCTGTTAGTACAATTATGCCTTACAAAAATTTAGAAGAGGCAATTACCCTAGCGCAAATGGGTAAAGGTTCTTTGGTTTCTTCAATAGTAACTAATGATGATAAAATAGCTAAGGAATATACCATTAACGCTGCGGCATATCATGGTAGAATTCTCATCTTAAATAGAGATAGTGCTAAAGAAAGTACAGGCCATGGCTCGCCATTACCAACCTTAGTACATGGTGGTCCTGGTCGTGCCGGTGGCGGTGAAGAAATGGGCGGTTTACGTGGCATAAAGCATTATTTGCAACGTACGGCAATTCAAGGCTCTCCCACTACCCTAACCGAAGTAACAGGTATTTACCAACCAAATGCTAAATACAAAGAGGCGGCTCAACATCCATTTAAATACCATTGGGAAGATATTCAACCGGGCATGTCTTTAAAGACCCATAAGCGGACTTTTACAGATACAGATATCATCAATTTTGCCAATGTTACTTGGGACCATTTTTATGCCCATACCGACATTACGTCTTTAGAGGGCAGCATTTTTGAGAAAAGAACGGCGCACGGCTATTTCATTATTTCCGCTGCCGCGGGATTATTTGTTTACCCGAATAAGGGCCCAGTTTCTGCCAATTACGGATTAGAAGAGTGCAGGTTCCTTCGTCCATTATACCACAATGATACCGTTTATGTTCGCTTGACATGTAAGCAAAAAGTAGATAGAGATGTAGCGAGTGCAGAGCATCCTAGTGGTATCGTAAAATGGTTTGTTGAAGTTTTTGATGCCGAAGATGAATTGGTGGCTATTGCTACTATTTTGACCATGGTGCAAAAGAAGCAGGAAACTTTAGTCGAAATGACTGAAGATAAGATTACAGAATCTTTAGCGAAGTTGACAGAAGCTTCAAAACCAAAATGGGGCATCATGACGCCGCAACATATGATTGAGCATCTAGATTTCACCTACAAAATAGCTGCTGGAGAAGTACAGGATTTTGATATTGCAACTCCAGAAAAGATATTAGAAAAAGTACACAATAGTCTCTATGATTATGAGCCATTTCCAAAAAATAGTCAGTTTCCGCTATTGGAAAAAGACACGCTTGCTCCTTTACAATATCCCGATTTGCAGACAGCTATTGAAAGTCTTATTAAGAATCGAAATGGCTATTTATCTTATTTCAAGGAGAACCCAGAAACAAAGTTGAAAAATTTGATTTTTGGGGAACTGAACAAATATGAATGGTATTTACTGGAACGAAAGCACTTGAACCATCACTTTGAACAATTCGGATTGATTTAGAATAATAGCAATGGAAAATAAACCCTACGTAAACATAGAGGTAGCCAATAGTATGGGTATGATAACTTTTTATCATCCTTCACATAATTCGCTTCCGGGAGATATTTTGGCAAAGCTTGCGCAAACCATTACCGAAGCGGGGAAAAACGATGCCATAAAAGTCATTGTTTTAAAAAGTGCTGGTGACAGAGTGTTTTGTGCCGGAGCAAATTTTAAAGAGTTACTGGCAATTAATAGTATTGAAGAGGGGCGACAGTTCTTTTCTGGTTTTGCTAAAGTCATCAATTCTTGCAGAAAATGCCCAAAACTTATAATAGGTCGTATTCAAGGCAAGGCAGTCGGAGGAGGCGTTGGATTGGCAGCAGCGGTTGATTATTGCCTAGCTACTAAGTATGCTTCTGTAAAATTAAGTGAACTAAACATAGGTATCGGTCCCTTCGTTGTAGGCCCTGCTGTAGAAAGAAAAATCGGTGTCTCAGCAATGTCGCAATTAGCTATTAACGCAGATACCTTTCAAACTGCTGAATGGGTAAGAGAAAAAGGGCTATACACCGAGATTTTTGATACAACTGAAGAATTGGACAATGCTGTTGTTGAGTTAAGCTTGAAACTTGCAAAATATAACCCTAAGGCCATGCAACTCTTAAAAACCACTTTTTGGAAAGGAACAGAAGATTGGGATAAACTTTTAGCAGTACGTGCAGAAATAAGCGGGGAATTAGTGCTTTCTGATTTTACAAAAGAGAAATTGAAATGATTTACAGTTTCCAAGGATATATTCCTGTCGTACACCAATCTAGTTTCGTTCACCCTCTAGCAGCCGTTACCGGTAATGTAATCATTGGTAAAAACTGTTATATAGGGCCAGGTGCAGCTATTCGCGGTGATTGGGGACAAATTATTTTGGAAGACGGTGTGAACGTTCAAGAGAATTGCACGGTGCATATGTTTCCGGGTAAATCTATAGTTTTAAAAGAAAGTGCACATGTCGGCCATGGGGCGATTATCCACGGGGCGAATCTGGGAAAGAATTGTCTTATCGGTATGAATTCCGTTATTATGGACGATGTGGTAATTGGAGACGAATCCATAATTGGGGCAATGGCATTTGTGCCTGCTGAAACAAGTATTCCTGTTAGAAGTTTGGTTGTTGGAAATCCCGCAAAAGTGGTGAAGCAAGTTAGTGATGAGATGATAGCTTGGAAAACAAAAGGCACCAAACTGTATCAAGAACTGCCCAAAGAATGTCATGAAAGTCTAAAGGAGGTTGCTCCATTACGTGAAGTTCCAAAAGACCTTCCTAAACAAGATGATGCATATCGAACACTTCGAGAAAGTTTTAAAAAGAAGTGATTTGAAGACAATAGAGTCACTACCAACTCAAAAAAATGCCCTGTGGAGTTTAGCTCTTTACCAACATCAAAAATAAATCATCCCAATAAAATACAAATGACCAATTCTTTGAAAGACGTCGGAATTACCCATAGTAATATCAATACTCAAACTTCTCCAGAAGTGCTACAATCAATTAGCATTAAGAAAAATATGGGCCAGGAAAATTCGGATGGTGTATTATGTATCAATACAGGTGAGTTTACCGGGCGTTCTCCAAATGACCGTTTTATTGTAAAAGATGATATTACTAGAGACAAAATTTGGTGGGGGGCTATTAACATCCCTTTTAAACCAGAAAAATTTGATGCTCTATATGATAAGGTAATTTCATATTTGAATCAAGAGGAACTTTATGTTCGTAGTTGTTATGCATGTGCGCATAGCAATTACCAAATGAGTATTCGGGTTGTAAACGAATATCCTTGGTCCAATATGTTCGCTTACAATATGTTTATACGACCAACGGAGGAAGAATTAAAAACCTTTGAGCCAGAATGGACGGTGATAAATGCACCAGGTTTTATGGCAGATCCAAAAACAGATGGAACACGCCAACATAATTTTGCTATTTTAAATTTTACAAAAAAAATAGCTTTGATTGGTGGAACTGGCTATACAGGTGAAATTAAAAAAGGTATTTTTTCTGCGTTAAACTTCATACTTCCGACGGAGAAAAATACCTTGCCAATGCATTGTTCTGCTAACATAGGTGAAAAAGGAGATACCGCAATTTTCTTTGGATTATCCGGCACAGGAAAAACAACCTTGTCAACAGATGCCAAACGAAAACTTATTGGTGACGATGAGCATGGGTGGAGTATGGATAATGAGATTTTTAATTTCGAAGGCGGTTGCTATGCAAAAGTGATTAATCTATCTAAAGAAAGTGAGCCTGAAATTTACGGTGCCATTAAAAAGGGCGCTATTTTAGAGAACGTAGTATTGGATGATAAGGGTATTGTAAACTACACAGACACATCCATTACCCAGAATACAAGAGTAAGTTATCCTATTCATCATATCGATAATATTCAATCGCCTTCAATAGGGGGAAATCCAAAGAATATTTTCTTTTTGACTGCTGATGCTTTTGGGGTGTTACCTCCAATTTCGAAGTTAACACCAAACCAAGCTGCTTATCACTTTATCTCAGGTTATACCGCCAAGGTCGCTGGTACCGAAGCGGGAGTTGTTGAGCCTATGCCTTCTTTTTCTGCATGTTTCGGCGCACCGTTCATGCCATTGCATCCAGCTAAATATGCCGAAATGTTAAGTAAAAAAATGAAAAAGGCGGGTGTAAATGTGTGGTTGGTGAATACGGGTTGGACAGGCGGTCCTTACGGAATAGGTACTCGAATGAAATTAAAGTATACCCGCGCTATGATAGATGCAGTTCTCAATGGTGAGCTAGGAGCTTACAATTACGATAATTATCATATTCATTCAGTTTTCGGAGTTGCGCAGCCACGTGAATGCCCAGGTGTCCCAACAGACGTTTTAAGTCCGAGAACCACCTGGAACGATGATAAGGCCTATTACGAAGCAGCTTTCAAACTAGCGAATGCTTTTCGAGAGAATTTTAAAAAGTTCGAAGCGTACGCAAGTGAAGAAATTCATCGTGGTGGACCACAGCGCTTCGCGTTCTAAGATTAGGTCATAATTCATCTTTTGAATTCTAGCAGCTACCATCCGATTAAAGCGACCAGATTACATTGCTTTTTTTGTATGAAGACGGTGACATTCCCTCTATTTTTTTAAACGAATTACAAAAATGCTCATACGTATTAAAACCACTCTGAAAAGCGACACTTCGCAAATCTTCTGATTTGTCGATAAGCTTTTTCGATAATTCGATTCGTTCTTTCATTATATAGCTCACAGGCGTAATACCAATACTAGTTTTGAACCTAGTAAAAAGATTCGTTTTTCCTACCCCTGAAATAGCGACCAAATCATCGATAGTTATTTTATTGTTCAGATTGGTCTTGATGTAGTGTACTGTAGAAGCTACTTTTTTGTCTTTAATTCTGTTCTTGAAATTTTCCTTTAAGAGCTTACCCGCCTCGGTTTGAAAAAGTCTTGATAGCAACTCTTTGAGCATAAGGGTATGTATTATATTATTTTGATCTGAAGTACTTGACTGAACCGATTTAAATAATCGCTGAAAGCACTCGATATTAGCCCCGTCATTAAGGCAAATGTGGTTGTAAGTATTTGATATTGAACTATTTTTAGTTCGAAAAAAACCGTTAGGTTCGAGCAATAACTCTTCGTAAAAAGATTCCAAGAATTCGGGGGCCATATCAAGAACCAAACATTTGGTCGGATTGGATAAGCTCGCATTGGCAATAGTTACTTCCTGCTCAACTCCTTTTTCGGGAATAAAAATCATACCTGGATAGAATTCGATGTGTACATTTTCAGATTTCACTGTTTTATGTCCAACCATCATCAATGTTATTACATAACGGTTGAAGTAAAACTTTACATTCTTACATGGCGTATTGGTTTCATACACCGAGAGTTTATTACCAGAAACGAATTCATAATGCGTTCCCCTTTCGATAAATCTAGTCTCAGAACCTTTCATGTCATTGAATTATTATTCTATTAAAATGAATTATAATTATATTTTTTCGAATATATAAAATAATTTAACACTATTTGAACTATTAATTAATAATTGTGTTTTATAGTTCATTATTGACTAATGATTGTTCATTAATATTGAGAACTATTCTAAAAAGACATATTTATGAAAACGTATAAAGTTAGTATTAATGGAGAGCTAAAAGCAAGCACGAACACCTTTGAAGTAAAGAATCCAGCAACAGATGAAGTGATTGGTTATGCACCGATTTCGAATGAAGGAGAAGTAAAAGAAGCAATCGCTGCTGCCAAAGCTGCACAAAAAGACTGGGCTGCGCAATCGGATGAATATAGAAAAGGCAAGCTTATGGAAGCTGCCAAGGTTTTAGAAGATAACACCGAATACTTAGCACAATGGATAACCAAAGAACAAGGTAAGGCCATGGCCGGTCCAGGTTCTATGTTTGAAATGCAAGCCTGTGTGGGTTGGACACAAGTACCAGCATCATTGGATTTACCGGTTGAAGTAGTCTTTGAAGACGAAGCTAGAAGGGATGAGCTACATAGAAAACCAGTAGGCGTTGTAGGTGCCATTGCACCTTGGAACTGGCCTTTAATGATTGCCATTTGGCAAATTATGCCATCACTTCGTGCAGGGAATACCGTGGTAATCAAACCTTCGGAGTATACCACTATTGGTACTTTAGAAATGGTTCGTTTGCTAAATACGGTCCTTCCAGCAGGGGTATTAAATTCTATATCTGGTGGCGGTAAAGTAGGGGCCATGTTAGTTGAAAGTAAAGACGTAGATAAAATAATGTTTACAGGCTCTACCAGTACAGCACGAAAAATCATTGAGGCATCAGGAAATAACATGGCCAGATTGACTCTGGAATGTGGAGGTAACGACCCAGCTATTATTTTGCCAGGAACAGATATGACTTCTAAAGCTGGAGATTTATTCTGGGGAGCTTTCATAAATCAGGGACAAACTTGTGCATGCGCTAAAAGACTTTACGTACATGAAAATGACTATGAAAACGTAATCAATATACTTAATGATGTCAGTGGGCAAATGGCTATGGGTAATGGTATGGATGAAGGTGTGTTGTTAGGACCTATTCAGAATAAAATGCAATTTGACAAAGTAGTTGATTTGGTGGAAGATGCCAAGGCAAATGGAGCACGTGTTATTCGTGGCGGAAAAGCCACAGGTGGCGCAGGCTATTTTTATCCTATTACACTAATAGCTGATGTAGATAATGGTTCTCGTATTGTTGATGAAGAACAATTTGGACCAGTGTTACCAATTATTAAATATAAAACTGTTGAGGAAGCTATACAAAAAGCTAACGATACTCGAACTGGTTTGGGTGCCTCTGTATGGAGCGATAATATAGACGAAGCCACCAAAGTAGCCCAACAAATAGAATCTGGTACGGTATGGATCAACCAACATGGTGCAATACACCCAATGGTTCCATTTGGAGGAGTTAAAGATTCTGGTTACGGAGTTGAGTTTGGTATTGAGGGTTTAAAATCGGTAACACAACCAAGGGTTATCAGCATTAAAAAATAATACAATCAATCTAACAGAAATATCTTTTAAATGTATAATCCAAAATTAGAGACCTTACCTCTAGAAGAATTACGAAAATTACAGAATCAGCGGCTGGCTGTGATGCTCAAGAGAATTTACGATAAAGTCCCTTTTTATAAGAATAAGTTCGATGCTATAGGGTTGAAACCAGAAGACATAAAAGGAGTTGAAGATTTACATAAACTACCTTTTACCAAAAAGAGTGATTTACGTGATCACTATCCTTTCGGTCTTTTTACCTGTAAAGAAGACCAATTAAGAAGAATACATTGCTCTAGTGGTACAACAGGAAAACCTATTGTAGTGGGATATACTAAAAACGACTTGGATGTTTTTGATGAAGTGGTGGCGCGATCTTTGGCTTGTGCTGGTGCTAAACCAGGAATGAAATTGCACAATGCGTATGGGTACGGTCTTTTTACTGGAGGTTTGGGTATGCACTCTGGTGCAACCAAATTTGGTATGTCTGTTATTCCTATTTCAGGAGGAATGACAGACAGGCAATTAGACCTTCTAGAAGATTTCAAATCTGAGGTCATTTGCTGTACACCGTCATATGCACAAACAATTGCCAATGAATGTGTAAAAAGAGGTATTGATGTTGCCTCAAGGTTTAACCTTAAATATGCTATTCTTGGTGCAGAACCTTGGACAGAAGCTATCCGTCAGGAAATAGAGCAAAAGCTACACTTAAAAGCAACTAACATCTATGGTTTAAGTGAAATTATAGGGCCCGGAGTTTCTCAAGAAGATTTTGAAGAACAGGGTACAGGAAGTTATATCTGGGAAGATCATTTTTTTCCAGAAATTGTAGATAAAGACACGGGCAAACCACTGCCTTATGGTGAGGAAGGTGTTTTAGTATTCACAACCCTTACTAAGGAAGCTTTCCCTGTTTTGCGTTATTGGACCAACGATATTTGCAGTCTCACGTATGACCATAGCCACAAAAGAACCCACAT encodes:
- a CDS encoding enoyl-CoA hydratase/isomerase family protein: MENKPYVNIEVANSMGMITFYHPSHNSLPGDILAKLAQTITEAGKNDAIKVIVLKSAGDRVFCAGANFKELLAINSIEEGRQFFSGFAKVINSCRKCPKLIIGRIQGKAVGGGVGLAAAVDYCLATKYASVKLSELNIGIGPFVVGPAVERKIGVSAMSQLAINADTFQTAEWVREKGLYTEIFDTTEELDNAVVELSLKLAKYNPKAMQLLKTTFWKGTEDWDKLLAVRAEISGELVLSDFTKEKLK
- a CDS encoding transferase hexapeptide repeat family protein, producing the protein MIYSFQGYIPVVHQSSFVHPLAAVTGNVIIGKNCYIGPGAAIRGDWGQIILEDGVNVQENCTVHMFPGKSIVLKESAHVGHGAIIHGANLGKNCLIGMNSVIMDDVVIGDESIIGAMAFVPAETSIPVRSLVVGNPAKVVKQVSDEMIAWKTKGTKLYQELPKECHESLKEVAPLREVPKDLPKQDDAYRTLRESFKKK
- the pckA gene encoding phosphoenolpyruvate carboxykinase (ATP) → MTNSLKDVGITHSNINTQTSPEVLQSISIKKNMGQENSDGVLCINTGEFTGRSPNDRFIVKDDITRDKIWWGAINIPFKPEKFDALYDKVISYLNQEELYVRSCYACAHSNYQMSIRVVNEYPWSNMFAYNMFIRPTEEELKTFEPEWTVINAPGFMADPKTDGTRQHNFAILNFTKKIALIGGTGYTGEIKKGIFSALNFILPTEKNTLPMHCSANIGEKGDTAIFFGLSGTGKTTLSTDAKRKLIGDDEHGWSMDNEIFNFEGGCYAKVINLSKESEPEIYGAIKKGAILENVVLDDKGIVNYTDTSITQNTRVSYPIHHIDNIQSPSIGGNPKNIFFLTADAFGVLPPISKLTPNQAAYHFISGYTAKVAGTEAGVVEPMPSFSACFGAPFMPLHPAKYAEMLSKKMKKAGVNVWLVNTGWTGGPYGIGTRMKLKYTRAMIDAVLNGELGAYNYDNYHIHSVFGVAQPRECPGVPTDVLSPRTTWNDDKAYYEAAFKLANAFRENFKKFEAYASEEIHRGGPQRFAF
- a CDS encoding helix-turn-helix domain-containing protein, translated to MKGSETRFIERGTHYEFVSGNKLSVYETNTPCKNVKFYFNRYVITLMMVGHKTVKSENVHIEFYPGMIFIPEKGVEQEVTIANASLSNPTKCLVLDMAPEFLESFYEELLLEPNGFFRTKNSSISNTYNHICLNDGANIECFQRLFKSVQSSTSDQNNIIHTLMLKELLSRLFQTEAGKLLKENFKNRIKDKKVASTVHYIKTNLNNKITIDDLVAISGVGKTNLFTRFKTSIGITPVSYIMKERIELSKKLIDKSEDLRSVAFQSGFNTYEHFCNSFKKIEGMSPSSYKKSNVIWSL
- a CDS encoding aldehyde dehydrogenase family protein; this encodes MKTYKVSINGELKASTNTFEVKNPATDEVIGYAPISNEGEVKEAIAAAKAAQKDWAAQSDEYRKGKLMEAAKVLEDNTEYLAQWITKEQGKAMAGPGSMFEMQACVGWTQVPASLDLPVEVVFEDEARRDELHRKPVGVVGAIAPWNWPLMIAIWQIMPSLRAGNTVVIKPSEYTTIGTLEMVRLLNTVLPAGVLNSISGGGKVGAMLVESKDVDKIMFTGSTSTARKIIEASGNNMARLTLECGGNDPAIILPGTDMTSKAGDLFWGAFINQGQTCACAKRLYVHENDYENVINILNDVSGQMAMGNGMDEGVLLGPIQNKMQFDKVVDLVEDAKANGARVIRGGKATGGAGYFYPITLIADVDNGSRIVDEEQFGPVLPIIKYKTVEEAIQKANDTRTGLGASVWSDNIDEATKVAQQIESGTVWINQHGAIHPMVPFGGVKDSGYGVEFGIEGLKSVTQPRVISIKK
- a CDS encoding phenylacetate--CoA ligase family protein yields the protein MYNPKLETLPLEELRKLQNQRLAVMLKRIYDKVPFYKNKFDAIGLKPEDIKGVEDLHKLPFTKKSDLRDHYPFGLFTCKEDQLRRIHCSSGTTGKPIVVGYTKNDLDVFDEVVARSLACAGAKPGMKLHNAYGYGLFTGGLGMHSGATKFGMSVIPISGGMTDRQLDLLEDFKSEVICCTPSYAQTIANECVKRGIDVASRFNLKYAILGAEPWTEAIRQEIEQKLHLKATNIYGLSEIIGPGVSQEDFEEQGTGSYIWEDHFFPEIVDKDTGKPLPYGEEGVLVFTTLTKEAFPVLRYWTNDICSLTYDHSHKRTHIKMGALKGRSDDMLIIRGVNLFHTQVESIIENIPQLTPNYQLIVTKQNAMDCVEVKVETSNSNDINNVDLSKGFIKKIKDNIGISMKVTLVAPGGVPRSEGGKLKRILDLRTK